One part of the Ailuropoda melanoleuca isolate Jingjing chromosome 6, ASM200744v2, whole genome shotgun sequence genome encodes these proteins:
- the FAM241B gene encoding protein FAM241B, whose product MVRILANGEIVQDDDPRVRNTLPSRSGTPRQSFLNRGHGAPLGGSGPRQQQAGARLGAAPSPFSDLNRQLVNMGFPQWHLGNHAVEPVTSILLLFLLMMLGVRGLLLVGLVYLVSHLSQR is encoded by the exons ATGGTGCGGATCTTGGCCAATGGGGAAATTGTGCAGGATGACGACCCCCGCGTGAGGAACACTCTCCCATCACGCAGCGGCACCCCTCGACAG AGCTTTCTCAACAGGGGCCATGGTGCGCCCCTGGGGGGTTCCGGCCCTCGCCAGCAGCAGGCGGGGGCTAGGCTGGGCGCTGCCCCGTCCCCCTTCAGTGATCTCAACCGGCAGCTGGTGAACATGGGCTTCCCCCAGTGGCATCTCGGCAACCACGCTGTGGAGCCGGTGACGTCCATCTTGCTCCTGTTCCTGCTCATGATGCTTGGTGTGCGTGGGCTCCTGCTCGTGGGCCTCGTCTACCTGGTGTCCCACCTGAGTCAGCGGTGA